In the Lascolabacillus massiliensis genome, one interval contains:
- a CDS encoding bifunctional DNA primase/helicase: MLRKEEILERTNNGLNVFKHYITCQWRVGRNFFNPLYEDKKASCNIYFDRKNGVYNLKDFGNDEYSGDCFYFVGKLKGLNCNNTIDFVEILKSINRDLSLGLSEDTEIPIQSIPKPTIPILPEKKTKPYSFQEQRFTQNELEYWEKYGINSELLEQYKVCSVREFKSENSDNKPYSIASSSAEPIFGYKSKRYIKLYRPSSKIRFLYGGDIGDNYCFGLEQLPAKGDTVFITGGEKDVLSLVAKGFHAICFNSETVNIPATIIHKLSFRFKHIILLYDVDKTGLESSSKHKKQLAEYGVKRLLLPLSGTKEEKDISDYFRLGNNRESFLKLFLDFLDTLYSDTMTMLKSCEIDFNNPPAKAQEIISAGDVPLGTQGNILCITGGEGTGKSNYVAALVAGSIKPENVRIDTLGIHVYENSQNKAVLLYDTEQSEVQLFKNVSNLLKRAKQAEKPEELKAFCLTGMSRKERLQAIVQSMDKFHYQYGGIQLVVIDGIADLVHSANDEAESLRVVDELYRLAGIYQTCIVCVLHYVPNGLKLRGHLGSELQRKAAAILSIELDNDPTISVVKALKVREGSPLDVPLMQFTWNKEVGMHLYLGEKPREEKEKRKEKELVSVTREVFDQQTFITYIDLCEQIQQIMDVKERTAKSYIRFMREKEIIIKDPSNQSYFIKGHF; encoded by the coding sequence ATGTTAAGGAAAGAAGAAATCTTAGAAAGAACAAATAACGGGTTGAATGTTTTCAAGCATTATATCACCTGTCAATGGCGTGTCGGGCGTAATTTCTTTAATCCTTTATATGAAGACAAAAAGGCTTCATGTAATATATATTTCGACCGGAAAAACGGAGTATACAACCTGAAAGATTTCGGAAATGATGAGTACAGCGGGGATTGTTTCTACTTTGTCGGTAAACTGAAAGGATTAAACTGCAACAATACCATTGATTTTGTAGAAATCCTGAAAAGCATAAATCGTGATTTATCGCTGGGGCTATCGGAAGATACAGAAATACCAATCCAATCAATCCCGAAGCCAACTATACCCATCCTTCCCGAAAAGAAAACCAAGCCATACAGTTTCCAGGAACAAAGATTCACCCAAAATGAATTAGAGTATTGGGAAAAATATGGGATAAACTCGGAGCTATTGGAACAATATAAAGTTTGTTCTGTTCGGGAGTTCAAAAGTGAAAATTCCGATAACAAGCCGTACTCCATTGCTTCTTCTTCGGCAGAACCGATATTTGGCTATAAGTCCAAACGCTATATAAAGCTATACCGTCCGTCTTCCAAAATACGATTCCTGTATGGCGGAGATATCGGCGATAATTATTGTTTCGGACTTGAACAACTGCCCGCCAAAGGCGATACGGTCTTTATTACCGGCGGGGAAAAGGATGTCCTTTCCCTGGTAGCTAAGGGTTTCCATGCAATCTGTTTTAACAGTGAAACCGTAAACATTCCGGCAACAATCATTCATAAACTGTCATTCCGGTTCAAACATATCATTCTACTTTATGATGTAGATAAAACCGGGCTTGAGAGTTCTTCCAAACATAAAAAACAGTTGGCAGAATACGGCGTAAAACGCCTTCTATTACCACTTTCAGGAACAAAAGAAGAGAAAGATATATCCGATTATTTCAGGCTTGGGAATAACCGTGAATCGTTTCTGAAACTCTTCCTTGATTTTTTAGATACTCTATACAGCGATACTATGACTATGCTGAAATCGTGCGAAATAGACTTTAATAATCCTCCGGCAAAAGCACAGGAAATCATATCTGCCGGGGATGTACCACTGGGTACACAAGGAAATATCCTTTGTATCACAGGCGGTGAAGGAACTGGGAAAAGCAACTATGTGGCAGCACTGGTGGCTGGGTCGATAAAACCGGAAAATGTTCGTATAGATACGTTGGGAATCCATGTATACGAAAACAGTCAAAATAAAGCTGTTCTGCTGTATGATACAGAACAGTCCGAAGTACAGCTGTTTAAGAATGTTTCCAACCTATTAAAGAGGGCAAAACAAGCAGAAAAGCCGGAAGAGTTGAAAGCCTTCTGTCTTACCGGGATGTCCCGCAAAGAACGTTTACAGGCTATTGTACAAAGCATGGATAAGTTTCATTATCAATATGGCGGTATCCAGTTGGTTGTAATAGATGGTATTGCCGATTTGGTACATTCCGCCAATGATGAAGCCGAAAGTTTGCGGGTTGTCGATGAACTCTACCGATTGGCTGGAATATATCAGACCTGTATTGTTTGTGTATTGCACTATGTTCCGAACGGATTAAAGCTTCGTGGGCACTTGGGGTCGGAACTGCAACGTAAAGCGGCTGCGATTCTTTCCATTGAGTTGGATAATGATCCGACTATATCAGTCGTGAAGGCTCTGAAAGTTCGTGAAGGCAGTCCTTTGGATGTTCCGTTAATGCAGTTCACTTGGAACAAAGAAGTCGGAATGCACCTGTATCTTGGAGAAAAGCCCCGTGAAGAGAAAGAGAAACGGAAAGAAAAGGAACTGGTTAGCGTTACCCGTGAAGTTTTCGACCAACAAACATTTATCACTTATATAGATTTGTGCGAACAGATACAGCAAATTATGGATGTAAAGGAACGCACGGCGAAAAGCTATATCCGTTTTATGCGGGAGAAGGAAATTATCATCAAAGATCCTTCAAATCAGAGTTATTTTATCAAAGGTCATTTTTAA
- a CDS encoding helix-turn-helix domain-containing protein, translating into MNIDRETFIAWMERIMDRFEMADKKIERLTTQRNCLDGEQLLDNQDLMFLLKVSLRTLQRYRAKGILPYIKLDDGRCYYKASDVHKLIRERF; encoded by the coding sequence ATGAATATAGATAGAGAAACATTCATCGCCTGGATGGAACGTATAATGGACAGGTTCGAAATGGCGGATAAGAAAATCGAACGATTGACAACCCAACGTAATTGCTTGGATGGTGAACAACTTTTAGATAATCAGGATTTGATGTTTCTCTTGAAAGTCAGCCTTCGCACACTTCAACGCTATCGAGCAAAGGGTATTCTACCTTACATCAAATTAGATGATGGAAGATGTTACTATAAGGCTTCGGATGTGCACAAACTGATTAGGGAACGATTTTAA
- a CDS encoding DUF4209 domain-containing protein, producing the protein MSKDVKNKIIVPKDLHGSKLLCFLHPNRFETEDKKQAVELLHKICMTNLTDFHKSNQIKDLILTEEERKLVLFHEWNNSENAEVKSRCSDVLCRFEKDKRFIKVIISNNYLVAYQLFGEIEFLIRSITVRDIKILNTDDFLKDILSAINDKFSHPFWIQRVVDSIKKSYPVEKLEKLCNYIECQKNSLIDGNYSEKREYIKAQCSLKVISKQMFHKEMALCFENEADATVNNKEPNTFYPNLVDIYQNAYNEIFQIKNQAPEEFERIKGKLLQEKSDFMDMLSLCGIKTQIELSDDFIKSVEKSVSKITIGNFIDTINLMLSIPFMTSEGVSSYEAAVRKASPVSSMFGHNQLDKKGNVVGVAESEKSLKTEAHIYFRQKRLYAIWTYINLHQWSNIKSEEDFIYFYLQKEKPVYIEEENLIFWTKGIAAGLNKDFISASHILMPYLEHALHNIAEITKGNITTLEKKRQEAPSLGVIFPMLQGVIDEEILYEIESFLQNGIDVNFRNNLSHGLLTHFEIEKYGIYLWWICLKLYFEGKSIIKIVP; encoded by the coding sequence ATGAGTAAAGATGTAAAAAACAAAATTATAGTTCCGAAAGACTTGCATGGTTCTAAATTGCTATGCTTTCTTCATCCTAATAGATTTGAGACTGAGGATAAAAAACAAGCTGTTGAATTATTACATAAAATTTGCATGACAAATCTGACGGATTTCCACAAGTCAAATCAAATTAAAGATTTAATCCTAACAGAGGAAGAACGGAAGCTTGTTTTATTTCACGAATGGAACAATTCTGAAAACGCAGAAGTGAAATCACGCTGTAGTGATGTTCTTTGTAGATTTGAGAAAGATAAACGTTTCATAAAAGTAATAATATCAAATAATTATCTTGTCGCTTATCAGTTATTTGGTGAGATTGAATTTTTAATCCGCTCAATTACAGTTCGTGATATCAAGATTCTTAATACTGATGATTTTTTGAAAGATATCTTATCTGCAATTAACGATAAATTTAGTCATCCATTTTGGATTCAGAGAGTTGTTGATTCTATAAAAAAATCATACCCTGTAGAAAAACTTGAAAAATTATGCAATTATATTGAATGTCAAAAAAACAGCTTGATTGACGGTAATTATTCCGAAAAAAGAGAGTATATAAAAGCCCAATGCTCACTTAAAGTAATAAGTAAGCAGATGTTTCATAAAGAAATGGCTTTATGTTTTGAAAATGAAGCAGATGCCACTGTGAATAATAAAGAGCCGAATACTTTTTATCCGAATTTAGTTGATATTTACCAAAATGCATATAATGAAATTTTTCAAATTAAAAATCAAGCACCAGAAGAGTTTGAAAGGATAAAAGGTAAGTTGCTACAAGAAAAGTCTGATTTTATGGATATGCTTTCTCTCTGCGGTATTAAAACTCAAATAGAACTTTCTGATGATTTCATTAAAAGTGTAGAAAAATCCGTTTCAAAAATCACTATAGGTAATTTTATTGACACAATTAACCTGATGCTTTCAATTCCTTTCATGACTTCGGAAGGAGTCAGTTCCTATGAAGCAGCAGTGAGAAAGGCAAGCCCTGTGTCTTCTATGTTTGGACACAATCAGTTAGATAAAAAGGGAAATGTCGTAGGCGTAGCAGAGTCAGAGAAGTCATTAAAAACAGAAGCTCATATTTATTTTCGACAAAAAAGGCTGTACGCAATATGGACATATATCAATCTTCATCAATGGTCAAATATAAAATCGGAAGAGGATTTTATCTATTTCTATTTGCAAAAGGAAAAACCAGTATATATAGAAGAAGAAAACTTGATATTTTGGACTAAAGGAATTGCCGCAGGCTTAAATAAAGACTTTATAAGTGCATCTCATATCCTAATGCCATATTTAGAGCATGCTTTGCATAATATTGCTGAAATCACAAAGGGAAACATAACTACTTTAGAGAAAAAACGTCAAGAGGCTCCTTCTTTAGGTGTAATTTTCCCGATGCTTCAAGGCGTGATTGACGAAGAAATACTATATGAAATAGAATCCTTTCTACAAAATGGGATAGATGTCAATTTCAGGAATAATTTGTCTCATGGACTTCTAACTCATTTTGAAATTGAGAAATATGGAATCTATTTGTGGTGGATATGCTTAAAACTGTATTTTGAAGGAAAGAGTATAATTAAAATCGTTCCCTAA
- a CDS encoding type IA DNA topoisomerase: MIAVIAEKPSVARDIATVLGATQKNDGNISGNGYIVTWAFGHLVGLAMPDTYGIENFKRENLPILPQLFQLIPRQVKTDKGYKPDSGTVKQLKIIKEVFDQCDKIIVATDAGREGELIFRYIYQYLDCRKPFVRLWISSLTDKAIREGLQNLKDGTMYDNLFRSAKARSEADWLIGINASQALSIAAGRGTYSLGRVQTPTLAMICSRYLENKNFVQQKYWQLKLQTGKDSIKFSALSEEKFDSQQPAIGKLQMIKHSGQVQVESVECKEVNQEPPLLYDLTTLQKEANTKLNFSADKTLSIAQKLYEGKLISYPRTGSRYISQDVFYEIPERISLLDTYDRFAGYAKSMKGSNLNRRTVDDKKVTDHHALIITENKPGSLQADEQAIYELVAGRMLEAFSQKCVKEVTSISLTSGDSIFAVKGTVIKSAGWRAVFNTQEEGEKNTVLPALKEGDNLALSDIELLEKQTKPKPLHTESLLLSAMENAGKELEDVELKASMKDSGIGTPATRAAIIETLFTRQYIVREKKALVPTEKGLAVYDIVRDKKIADVEMTGMWENALSKIESGEMNPDTFHKSTEVYASQITSELLGMQLTLKTQLDLICPKCETGKIMLYPKVAKCDNTDCGLIVFRNKSDKQLSDKQVMELVTAKKTGLIKGFKSKARKSFDASLAFDDQFNVVFVFPEKKGKSRK; encoded by the coding sequence ATGATAGCAGTAATAGCAGAAAAGCCCAGTGTGGCAAGGGATATAGCCACCGTACTGGGAGCAACACAAAAGAATGACGGGAACATTTCAGGTAACGGATACATCGTTACCTGGGCGTTCGGTCATTTGGTAGGACTTGCCATGCCTGATACCTACGGAATCGAAAACTTCAAGCGGGAAAATTTACCCATACTACCGCAGTTGTTCCAGCTTATTCCCCGTCAGGTAAAAACCGACAAAGGATATAAGCCAGATAGCGGAACGGTTAAGCAACTCAAGATTATCAAAGAAGTATTCGACCAGTGCGATAAGATTATCGTTGCGACTGATGCCGGAAGAGAAGGTGAACTGATATTTAGGTATATCTACCAATATCTTGATTGCCGGAAACCTTTCGTTCGCTTATGGATAAGTAGCCTGACGGATAAAGCCATCCGGGAAGGATTGCAGAATCTCAAGGACGGGACAATGTACGATAACCTTTTCCGGTCGGCAAAGGCAAGAAGCGAAGCAGATTGGCTTATCGGTATTAATGCTTCCCAAGCGTTAAGTATAGCTGCCGGAAGGGGGACATATTCTTTGGGACGGGTACAGACACCCACGCTGGCGATGATATGTTCCCGTTATCTTGAGAACAAGAACTTCGTTCAACAGAAGTATTGGCAACTGAAATTACAAACCGGGAAAGACAGCATCAAGTTTTCAGCCCTTTCAGAAGAAAAATTCGATAGCCAGCAACCTGCCATCGGCAAGCTGCAAATGATAAAGCATAGCGGTCAGGTGCAGGTTGAATCGGTGGAATGTAAGGAAGTGAACCAGGAACCACCGCTTTTGTATGACCTTACCACCTTGCAAAAGGAGGCAAATACAAAACTTAATTTCTCCGCAGATAAAACGCTGTCTATTGCACAAAAACTGTATGAAGGCAAGCTGATTTCATACCCCCGAACCGGAAGCCGTTATATATCACAGGACGTTTTCTATGAAATACCGGAACGTATTTCCCTGCTGGATACTTACGACCGGTTTGCCGGCTACGCAAAATCAATGAAAGGTAGTAATCTGAACCGTCGAACAGTGGATGATAAAAAAGTTACAGACCATCACGCATTGATTATAACCGAGAATAAGCCCGGCAGTTTACAGGCGGATGAACAAGCAATATACGAACTGGTTGCCGGAAGGATGCTGGAAGCTTTTTCGCAAAAGTGTGTCAAGGAAGTTACTTCAATTTCTCTCACCAGTGGCGACAGTATTTTTGCAGTGAAAGGAACAGTAATAAAGTCTGCCGGATGGCGGGCTGTTTTCAACACCCAAGAAGAAGGCGAAAAAAATACCGTTTTGCCAGCATTAAAAGAAGGTGATAATTTAGCTCTATCCGATATTGAGTTGCTGGAAAAGCAGACTAAGCCCAAACCGTTGCATACGGAAAGTTTGTTGCTATCGGCTATGGAGAACGCAGGGAAAGAACTGGAAGATGTCGAACTGAAAGCCAGCATGAAGGATTCCGGTATCGGTACGCCAGCGACACGGGCAGCGATTATCGAAACTCTCTTTACTCGTCAATATATTGTCAGGGAGAAGAAAGCCCTTGTGCCGACTGAAAAGGGACTGGCGGTTTACGATATAGTCCGGGACAAGAAAATCGCAGACGTGGAAATGACAGGGATGTGGGAAAATGCCCTTTCCAAAATAGAAAGCGGGGAAATGAATCCCGATACTTTCCATAAAAGTACCGAAGTTTATGCTTCACAAATAACCAGCGAACTGTTAGGAATGCAGCTCACCTTAAAAACGCAGCTGGATTTAATCTGTCCGAAATGCGAAACAGGTAAAATTATGCTGTATCCGAAAGTTGCCAAATGTGATAATACCGATTGTGGGCTAATCGTTTTCAGGAATAAAAGCGATAAGCAGCTATCCGACAAACAGGTTATGGAACTGGTAACAGCCAAGAAAACCGGATTAATAAAAGGCTTCAAGAGTAAAGCCAGGAAGTCTTTCGATGCTTCACTGGCTTTTGACGACCAGTTCAATGTTGTATTCGTTTTCCCTGAAAAGAAAGGGAAATCAAGGAAATAA
- a CDS encoding DNA-methyltransferase — translation MMEYNYILGDSLDVLKEIEDNKFKLIITSPPYNVGKEYEVKKSIELYLEEQDEIINELIRVLHPLGSICWQVGNFVNKGEVFPLDIFYYNIFKNKGLFLRNRIIWQFGHGLHSSKKFSGRYETILWFTKSDEYTFNLDPVRIPSKYPGKKHFKGPKKGQYSSNPKGKNPSDIWEIVLNDWENEIWNIPNVKSNHIEKTAHPCQYPIELVERCVLALTDENDWILDPYAGVGSTILASLKNNRKVVGIERIKKYLEIGTQRIEQFKSGNLKFRSIDTPIYDNKKSKLSEIPEEFKKNEKQ, via the coding sequence ATGATGGAATACAATTATATTTTGGGTGATTCTTTAGATGTTTTAAAAGAGATAGAAGATAATAAATTTAAACTAATTATTACTTCTCCACCATACAATGTGGGGAAAGAATATGAAGTAAAAAAATCTATTGAACTATATTTAGAAGAACAAGATGAAATAATTAATGAATTAATACGTGTCCTTCATCCTTTAGGTAGTATATGCTGGCAAGTGGGTAATTTTGTAAATAAAGGAGAAGTCTTCCCTCTCGATATCTTTTACTATAATATTTTCAAGAACAAAGGTTTATTTTTGAGAAATAGAATTATTTGGCAATTTGGTCACGGATTGCACTCCTCTAAAAAATTTTCAGGGCGTTATGAGACAATTCTTTGGTTTACTAAATCAGACGAATATACATTTAATTTAGACCCTGTTAGAATACCATCTAAATATCCAGGAAAAAAACATTTCAAAGGTCCTAAAAAGGGTCAATATTCGAGTAATCCTAAAGGTAAGAATCCCTCAGATATCTGGGAAATAGTACTCAATGATTGGGAAAATGAAATTTGGAATATACCGAATGTAAAATCTAATCATATAGAAAAGACAGCACATCCATGCCAATATCCAATAGAATTGGTAGAACGATGTGTTTTAGCTTTAACCGATGAAAATGATTGGATATTAGACCCATATGCGGGTGTTGGGTCTACAATTCTTGCTAGCCTTAAAAATAACAGAAAGGTAGTAGGTATTGAGCGTATAAAAAAATACTTAGAAATAGGAACTCAACGAATAGAGCAATTTAAGTCTGGAAATTTAAAGTTTAGATCTATTGATACTCCAATATATGATAATAAAAAATCTAAGCTATCAGAAATACCTGAAGAATTTAAAAAAAATGAAAAACAGTGA
- a CDS encoding BglII/BstYI family type II restriction endonuclease, which yields MKNSDQYSHRNALEIIQSKDNIMSELNDIVNISDIKFGTHSPNNIKTIISDRFNEKGWADRVKVGRSNLTISFLKSKIGVCFQIGNVARTYADILKLMQLHHKGVIDAGVIFVPHALESKKMGANYAQYERLSKEIVHFKEIITMPVLVIGISN from the coding sequence ATGAAAAACAGTGATCAATATAGCCATCGAAATGCTCTGGAAATTATACAGAGTAAAGATAATATAATGAGTGAGTTAAATGATATTGTGAATATATCAGACATTAAGTTTGGCACTCATAGTCCCAATAACATAAAGACCATTATAAGTGATAGGTTTAATGAAAAGGGGTGGGCTGACAGGGTTAAAGTTGGAAGATCAAATCTTACTATTAGTTTCTTAAAATCAAAAATAGGGGTGTGTTTCCAAATTGGCAATGTAGCTCGAACATATGCCGATATTCTTAAATTAATGCAACTTCATCATAAAGGTGTTATTGATGCAGGAGTAATATTCGTCCCTCACGCATTAGAATCGAAGAAAATGGGAGCTAATTATGCACAATATGAAAGATTATCAAAAGAAATAGTACATTTCAAAGAAATAATAACAATGCCAGTTCTTGTGATTGGAATTTCAAATTAA
- a CDS encoding DEAD/DEAH box helicase, whose protein sequence is MTANISVCQETLIASIRLSETNDKLINELKILCSNLSDNYSFHNNTFMLPWFELRRGITSIAYVLKQELVNVIFDSFSTELISEIITDRQNIKQRRASFEIGEDEFENYLSESNFQRTLKPEQKRDALKLLSLRHGANFSVPGAGKTTTILAVHSILKKISIVNKLIVISPINAFISWEDEIDEIYKDNKPKIVRLNKFHFEDSSILKKEDPDILLVNYEKLRRNINEIVPFFINNKVHLILDESHRIKSGVNNISFNQIIKLADIAKRRDILSGTPMPQSYLDLEPQFDYLWPGENIIKSQSDKDENIVIANINTSINKLFVRTTKNELGLTPPVVKYTTVPMGPIQSELYRLFKSETARVIAGIDKPNMYTFRRIGKSVVKLLQAATNPMLLSLKDDYTTDTLPIPNNKEYWELLEDFRKYEKPVKIEYLIKRVKEITSENPENKVLIWTYFVRNILILEKIFKEYNPVTIYGGIPSGSDEEETNREGRIRKFHDDPSCKIMIANPQACGEGISLHKICHYAIYLDRNFNSAFYLQSIDRIHRLGLPKEIDTNIEILISENSIEELLISRLNDKIKAMGDVLDDPYLHSLAYDPADIPIEDEVGIDMKDFEVIKEHVNSK, encoded by the coding sequence ATGACTGCTAATATTTCCGTTTGTCAAGAAACACTAATAGCCTCAATTAGATTAAGTGAAACAAATGATAAATTGATAAATGAATTGAAAATATTATGTTCTAATTTATCAGACAATTATTCTTTTCACAATAATACCTTTATGTTACCTTGGTTTGAATTAAGAAGAGGCATTACAAGTATTGCATACGTTCTTAAACAAGAACTAGTCAACGTAATTTTTGACTCATTTTCAACAGAACTAATTTCTGAAATTATCACAGATAGACAAAATATAAAGCAAAGGAGAGCGTCATTTGAAATTGGAGAAGATGAATTTGAAAATTACTTGAGTGAATCAAATTTCCAGCGAACCTTAAAGCCTGAACAAAAGAGAGATGCACTAAAACTATTGTCGTTAAGGCATGGTGCAAATTTTTCCGTTCCTGGTGCAGGAAAAACGACAACAATTCTAGCCGTACATTCTATACTAAAGAAAATAAGTATCGTCAATAAATTAATTGTAATTTCTCCCATTAACGCTTTTATCTCATGGGAAGATGAAATAGATGAAATATATAAGGATAATAAACCTAAAATTGTAAGATTAAACAAATTCCATTTTGAAGACTCTTCTATTTTGAAAAAAGAAGACCCAGACATTTTATTAGTTAACTACGAAAAATTAAGACGAAATATTAACGAAATAGTTCCTTTTTTTATAAATAATAAAGTTCATTTAATATTAGATGAATCACATAGAATAAAAAGCGGAGTTAACAATATAAGCTTTAATCAGATAATTAAATTAGCCGATATTGCGAAACGTAGAGATATTCTATCAGGAACTCCAATGCCTCAAAGTTATTTGGATTTAGAACCTCAGTTTGATTATTTATGGCCTGGAGAAAATATTATTAAATCGCAAAGCGATAAAGACGAGAATATTGTTATTGCTAACATAAATACATCTATTAATAAATTATTTGTCAGAACAACCAAAAATGAGTTGGGATTAACACCCCCAGTTGTTAAATACACAACTGTTCCTATGGGGCCAATACAGTCAGAGCTATATAGGCTTTTTAAATCTGAGACAGCTAGAGTTATAGCTGGGATAGACAAACCTAACATGTATACTTTTAGACGAATTGGGAAAAGCGTAGTAAAGTTGCTTCAAGCTGCAACTAATCCTATGCTTCTGTCGTTGAAAGATGATTATACTACTGATACATTACCCATTCCTAATAATAAGGAATATTGGGAATTACTAGAGGATTTTCGAAAATATGAAAAGCCTGTAAAAATAGAATATCTCATTAAACGAGTTAAAGAAATTACATCTGAAAACCCAGAGAATAAAGTTTTGATATGGACATATTTTGTTAGAAACATATTAATACTTGAGAAAATATTCAAAGAATATAATCCTGTTACAATATATGGGGGGATACCATCTGGGTCTGATGAAGAAGAAACCAATAGAGAGGGAAGAATAAGAAAGTTTCATGATGACCCCTCGTGCAAAATTATGATTGCTAACCCCCAAGCTTGTGGAGAAGGAATAAGTCTACATAAAATATGTCACTATGCAATTTATTTAGATAGAAATTTTAATTCTGCTTTTTATCTACAATCCATTGATAGAATACATAGATTAGGTTTACCTAAAGAGATTGATACTAATATTGAGATTTTGATATCTGAGAATTCTATTGAGGAGTTGCTAATCTCTAGATTAAATGATAAAATAAAAGCTATGGGAGATGTACTTGATGACCCTTATTTACACTCTTTAGCATATGACCCTGCAGACATTCCTATAGAAGATGAAGTTGGTATTGACATGAAAGACTTTGAAGTAATAAAAGAGCATGTAAATAGTAAATGA
- a CDS encoding protein NO VEIN domain-containing protein, with protein MKKKIKYYSITYGHVVASWYILSLISRHEHLKPDAVHRILNNSGKLGGTMPSKQGLKICIDYELLVFKDGILHLTDISKNEIVSLCDNDDPNIDALRAILFHLISYHNFQWLIFYDSDPEIFRAYLFDNDQEWTNLLDNAKLFNFDEPCVNDWWNRVLAKYEDYKEKLKKAIGDVGEKLTYEHELSRIDRDGFKPAKSFVKWASLISDRFGYDILSIKGKSLPFDLNDRDKIQIEVKSSDISNIESFRFYISKPEWKTALNNLQSYFFYCWPGINLEKESAIDGPFIIPAKELEDHMPKDTSPISEWSECRCVLDISKYRI; from the coding sequence ATGAAAAAAAAAATTAAATATTATTCGATTACTTATGGCCATGTAGTAGCTTCATGGTACATTCTATCTTTAATATCCCGTCATGAGCACTTAAAGCCTGATGCTGTTCACCGCATTTTAAATAATTCAGGAAAACTTGGCGGTACAATGCCATCGAAACAAGGTCTTAAAATTTGTATTGATTATGAGTTATTAGTATTTAAAGATGGAATCCTTCATCTTACAGATATCTCCAAAAATGAAATAGTTTCGCTTTGTGATAATGATGATCCTAATATAGATGCACTCAGAGCTATCCTATTTCACTTGATTTCATATCATAACTTTCAATGGTTAATTTTTTATGATTCGGACCCAGAGATATTCAGAGCTTATCTCTTTGACAATGATCAAGAGTGGACTAATCTTCTTGATAACGCAAAATTGTTTAATTTTGACGAACCTTGTGTTAATGATTGGTGGAATAGAGTTTTGGCAAAATACGAGGATTATAAAGAAAAGCTTAAAAAAGCGATTGGAGATGTAGGTGAAAAATTAACTTATGAGCATGAATTATCTCGAATAGATAGAGATGGATTCAAACCCGCTAAATCATTTGTAAAATGGGCTTCTTTAATAAGCGATCGCTTTGGCTATGACATTCTTTCTATAAAAGGAAAATCTCTACCTTTCGATTTAAATGATAGAGATAAAATACAAATTGAAGTTAAATCCTCTGATATATCCAATATAGAATCCTTTAGATTCTACATATCAAAACCAGAATGGAAGACTGCCCTGAATAATTTGCAATCATACTTTTTTTATTGCTGGCCTGGAATAAATTTAGAAAAAGAATCAGCAATTGATGGGCCATTTATTATTCCAGCGAAAGAATTAGAAGATCATATGCCTAAAGATACGAGCCCTATCTCAGAATGGTCTGAATGTAGATGTGTTTTGGATATTTCTAAATATAGAATATAA